In a genomic window of Saccharothrix sp. HUAS TT1:
- a CDS encoding thiamine pyrophosphate-dependent dehydrogenase E1 component subunit alpha translates to MTRAPDTDAGLYRAVRLIRRFEERAVELVRSGDVVGGIHPYTGQEAIAAGVCAALREDDVITSTHRGHGHVLAKGADPGRVLAELAGRATGLNRGRGGSMHAADFGLGILGANAIVGANGAITAGAAWAARQEGGDRVAVSFFGDGAVNQGVLLEAFNLAALWRLPVLFVCENNGYATTLTVADGVAGTITGRGAAFGMPSVTVDGMDPRAVLGAAREAVDRARAGDGPSLVECVTYRFDAHHTWEHKARPRYRTEEEVRSGRERDPVVIQGARLADPERELVDAEVEAALADAVAFALGSPHPDPVGALDFLYATGMRARPGGGG, encoded by the coding sequence GTGACGCGAGCGCCGGACACCGACGCCGGCCTGTACCGCGCGGTGCGGCTGATCCGCCGGTTCGAGGAGCGGGCGGTCGAGCTCGTCCGCTCCGGTGACGTCGTCGGCGGCATCCACCCGTACACCGGGCAGGAGGCCATCGCCGCCGGTGTGTGCGCGGCGCTGCGCGAGGACGACGTGATCACCAGCACCCACCGCGGGCACGGGCACGTGCTGGCGAAGGGCGCCGACCCCGGCCGGGTGCTGGCCGAGCTGGCCGGTCGGGCCACCGGGCTGAACCGGGGGCGCGGCGGGTCGATGCACGCCGCGGACTTCGGGCTGGGCATCCTCGGCGCGAACGCGATCGTCGGCGCGAACGGCGCGATCACGGCGGGCGCGGCCTGGGCGGCGCGGCAGGAGGGCGGCGACCGGGTCGCGGTGAGCTTCTTCGGCGACGGCGCGGTCAACCAGGGCGTGCTGCTGGAAGCCTTCAACCTGGCCGCGCTGTGGCGGCTGCCGGTGCTGTTCGTCTGCGAGAACAACGGCTACGCGACGACGCTGACCGTCGCCGACGGCGTGGCGGGCACCATCACCGGCCGCGGCGCGGCGTTCGGGATGCCGTCGGTGACGGTGGACGGCATGGACCCGCGCGCGGTCCTCGGCGCGGCGCGCGAGGCGGTGGACCGGGCCCGCGCGGGCGACGGGCCGTCGCTGGTCGAGTGCGTGACCTACCGGTTCGACGCGCACCACACGTGGGAGCACAAGGCCCGGCCCCGCTACCGCACCGAGGAGGAGGTCCGGAGTGGACGGGAGCGGGACCCGGTGGTGATCCAGGGCGCGCGGCTGGCCGACCCGGAGCGGGAGCTGGTCGACGCGGAGGTCGAGGCCGCGCTGGCGGACGCGGTGGCGTTCGCGCTGGGCAGCCCGCACCCGGACCCGGTCGGCGCGCTCGACTTCCTGTACGCCACCGGCATGCGCGCGCGTCCGGGCGGTGGTGGGTGA
- the hppD gene encoding 4-hydroxyphenylpyruvate dioxygenase, whose protein sequence is MNISGIDHIELYVGDAKQSAFYLCNAFGFEVCGQGGPETGMPGQRSLLLRQGDIQIVLTTGLVADHPATEYVRRHGDGVAVVGIGVDDAAAAFRGLTERGAEPVSEPREYLAPGGDQRVVVAEVSGFSDVTHRLVERHGSRREFLPGAIEVADPEPHTDGKVLRSIDHLAICVPVGGLAPTAQHYVDVFGFTQIFEEYVEVGGQGMDSKVVQSPSGLVTFTLIEPDPERQPGQIDNFLTWHAGAGVQHVAFGTDDIVRAVGALGDKGVRFLGTPSTYYDALEDRVGHLDAPLDELRRLGVLVDRDHWGQLLQIFTESMHVRRTLFLEIIERRGALTFGSGNIKALYEAKQGELSGTTAT, encoded by the coding sequence ATGAACATATCCGGGATTGACCACATCGAGTTGTACGTGGGCGACGCCAAGCAGTCGGCCTTCTACCTGTGCAACGCCTTCGGGTTCGAGGTCTGCGGGCAGGGCGGGCCCGAGACCGGGATGCCCGGCCAGCGCTCCCTGCTGCTGCGGCAGGGCGACATCCAGATCGTCCTGACGACCGGCCTGGTGGCCGACCACCCCGCGACCGAGTACGTCCGCAGGCACGGCGACGGCGTCGCGGTCGTCGGGATCGGCGTGGACGACGCCGCCGCGGCCTTCCGCGGCCTCACCGAACGCGGCGCCGAACCGGTGTCGGAGCCCCGGGAGTACCTGGCGCCCGGTGGCGACCAGCGGGTGGTCGTCGCCGAGGTCTCCGGCTTCTCCGACGTGACGCACCGGCTGGTCGAGCGGCACGGCTCGCGGCGCGAGTTCCTGCCCGGCGCGATCGAGGTCGCCGACCCCGAGCCGCACACCGACGGCAAGGTGCTGCGCTCGATCGACCACCTCGCCATCTGCGTGCCGGTCGGCGGGCTCGCCCCGACCGCGCAGCACTACGTGGACGTGTTCGGGTTCACCCAGATCTTCGAGGAGTACGTCGAGGTCGGCGGGCAGGGCATGGACTCCAAGGTGGTGCAGAGCCCGTCCGGGCTGGTCACCTTCACCCTGATCGAGCCGGACCCGGAGCGCCAACCGGGGCAGATCGACAACTTCCTGACCTGGCACGCCGGCGCGGGCGTGCAGCACGTCGCGTTCGGCACCGACGACATCGTGCGGGCGGTGGGCGCGCTCGGCGACAAGGGCGTGCGGTTCCTGGGCACGCCGTCGACCTACTACGACGCGCTCGAAGACCGGGTCGGGCACCTGGACGCGCCGCTGGACGAGCTGCGCCGGCTCGGCGTGCTGGTCGACCGGGACCACTGGGGCCAGCTGCTGCAGATCTTCACCGAGTCGATGCACGTGCGCCGCACGCTGTTCCTGGAGATCATCGAGCGGCGCGGCGCGCTCACGTTCGGCAGCGGGAACATCAAGGCGCTGTACGAGGCGAAGCAGGGCGAACTGTCCGGCACGACGGCCACGTGA
- a CDS encoding class I adenylate-forming enzyme family protein, with protein MEKSSALAGLEVAAGPEWVDEILLRGPDDEICLYSGGPVDRRALRRVVAERQERLTAAGLRAGGSLALRLPPSLAYVANLLAGWRIGAQVSLLDHRLTAFEVDTALRRLAPQVVVTPERVTSSPLSAFAEVEEAVTAHGGRPAATRHAVIQLSSGSTGPSKVIGRTAADLVAEVDRYTRIDGVPLPGERIVVLASMVHVLGLVGALLYGLHAHVQVRPPERLTGDSVLDAVAAEAAPATVLGVPFHLGLLASVVDPPELPQLKRMTTGGEPVPAATAAAFTDKYGVPLGNMWGMTEVGVIATDLFGEHRPALTPAPGLDVVERDGQLLVSRPESPYVGPSDPDRWADGWLRTKDAGVVDPDTGLVTVKGRLDSQVSVGGLKVDLTEVEATLAELPGVVAAVVLHDDVITAYAQLAAPATAATVQAGLAERLAAYKRPRRVHVLDAMPRTTTGKLVRDRSVLREVARAGR; from the coding sequence ATGGAAAAGAGTTCGGCGTTGGCCGGATTGGAAGTCGCGGCGGGTCCGGAATGGGTGGACGAGATCCTGCTCCGGGGTCCGGACGACGAAATCTGCCTCTATTCGGGTGGACCCGTCGACCGCCGCGCGCTGCGCCGGGTGGTCGCGGAGCGCCAGGAACGGTTGACGGCCGCCGGCCTGCGCGCGGGCGGTTCGCTCGCGCTGCGGCTGCCGCCCTCGCTCGCCTACGTGGCGAACCTGCTCGCCGGGTGGCGGATCGGCGCCCAGGTGAGCCTGCTCGACCACCGCCTCACCGCGTTCGAGGTCGACACCGCGCTGCGCCGGCTCGCTCCCCAGGTGGTGGTCACGCCGGAACGGGTGACGAGCAGCCCGCTGAGCGCGTTCGCCGAAGTCGAGGAGGCCGTCACCGCGCACGGTGGCCGCCCGGCCGCGACGCGGCACGCGGTGATCCAGCTCAGCTCCGGCTCCACCGGACCGTCCAAGGTGATCGGTCGGACCGCCGCCGACCTGGTCGCCGAGGTCGACCGGTACACCCGGATCGACGGCGTGCCGCTGCCCGGTGAGCGGATCGTCGTGCTGGCCTCGATGGTGCACGTGCTCGGCCTGGTCGGAGCCCTGCTCTACGGCCTGCACGCGCACGTGCAGGTCCGGCCGCCCGAACGGCTCACCGGGGACAGCGTGCTCGACGCGGTCGCGGCCGAGGCCGCGCCGGCGACGGTGCTCGGCGTGCCGTTCCACCTCGGCCTGCTCGCGTCCGTCGTGGACCCGCCGGAGCTGCCGCAGCTCAAGCGGATGACCACCGGCGGCGAACCGGTGCCCGCCGCGACCGCCGCCGCCTTCACCGACAAGTACGGCGTGCCGCTGGGGAACATGTGGGGCATGACCGAGGTCGGCGTGATCGCCACCGACCTGTTCGGCGAGCACCGACCCGCCCTCACCCCCGCGCCCGGCCTCGACGTCGTGGAGCGCGACGGCCAGCTGCTGGTGAGCCGACCCGAGTCGCCGTACGTCGGCCCGTCCGACCCGGACCGGTGGGCGGACGGCTGGCTGCGCACCAAGGACGCGGGCGTGGTCGACCCGGACACCGGGCTGGTCACCGTCAAGGGGCGGCTGGACTCCCAGGTGTCGGTCGGCGGGCTGAAGGTCGACCTGACCGAGGTCGAGGCGACGCTGGCCGAACTGCCGGGCGTGGTGGCGGCCGTCGTGCTGCACGACGACGTGATCACGGCCTACGCGCAGCTCGCCGCGCCCGCCACGGCGGCGACCGTCCAGGCCGGTCTGGCCGAACGGCTCGCCGCCTACAAGAGGCCGCGCCGGGTGCACGTCCTCGACGCGATGCCGCGCACCACGACGGGAAAGCTGGTCCGCGACCGCTCCGTGCTCCGCGAGGTCGCGCGTGCAGGGAGGTGA
- a CDS encoding ABC transporter ATP-binding protein encodes MIEVVRGGWELFALAWNESRHRLVLAIVLMIAQASAMPLAAPALATLTDSALAGDVRGATTAAVLVVVAVIAALTAGHFAHIFYFELGDRAVPRLERELIEMTNGSAGLEHHERPEYADRIQVLRQELHRAAWGSMEGLLNSLGLLVAISITAVLLARLNPLLLLLPLAAVPPLLLGRRAESIVNAARERSAPPSRHAKHLFGLVANPASAKELRVGGLEAEVRARQRRSWDSASEELWRGERRAVLLRATGQLVFAAAYVLGTLLVMRDAVAGRRSAGDVLLVLTLASQVNQQVTSAVAALQEMQRTGRVMANLRWVRALLASQAPPPPDRDVPDRVRGGIELSGVSFSYPGADRPVITDVDLTLPAGGTVAFVGENGAGKTTLVKLLCRFYPATTGTITLDGTDLARLPVEGWRSRIAAGFQDFTRFELLARENVGVGELADVESADAVHGALRRARAEDVLDRLEHGIETQLGKTYADGAELSGGQWQKLALGRAMMRPEPLLLVLDEPTSALDAQAEHRLFERYAASARSVGERTGAITVLVSHRFSTVRMADLIVVVAGGRVAEHGSHDELMAANGLYAELYTMQAAAYA; translated from the coding sequence GTGATCGAGGTCGTCCGCGGCGGCTGGGAGCTGTTCGCCCTCGCCTGGAACGAGAGCAGGCACCGGCTGGTGCTGGCGATCGTGCTGATGATCGCCCAGGCGTCGGCGATGCCGCTCGCCGCGCCCGCGCTGGCGACGCTGACCGACTCGGCGCTGGCGGGTGACGTCCGGGGCGCGACGACGGCCGCCGTGCTCGTCGTGGTCGCGGTGATCGCGGCGCTGACCGCCGGGCACTTCGCCCACATCTTCTACTTCGAGCTCGGTGACCGCGCCGTGCCGCGCCTGGAGCGCGAGCTGATCGAGATGACCAACGGCTCGGCCGGGCTGGAGCACCACGAGCGGCCCGAGTACGCCGACCGGATCCAGGTGCTGCGGCAGGAGCTGCACCGGGCCGCGTGGGGTTCGATGGAGGGCCTGCTGAACAGCCTCGGCCTGCTGGTGGCGATCTCGATCACCGCGGTCCTGCTGGCCCGGCTCAACCCGCTGCTGTTGCTGCTGCCCCTGGCCGCCGTGCCGCCGCTGCTGCTCGGGCGGCGGGCCGAGTCGATCGTGAACGCCGCCCGGGAGCGGTCCGCGCCGCCGTCGCGGCACGCCAAGCACCTGTTCGGGCTGGTGGCGAACCCGGCGTCGGCCAAGGAGCTGCGGGTCGGCGGGCTCGAAGCGGAGGTGCGGGCCCGCCAGCGGCGGTCCTGGGACAGCGCGTCGGAGGAGCTGTGGCGGGGCGAGCGCCGGGCCGTGCTGCTGCGCGCCACCGGGCAGCTGGTCTTCGCCGCGGCCTACGTGCTCGGCACGCTGCTGGTGATGCGCGACGCCGTGGCGGGCCGGCGCAGCGCCGGCGACGTCCTGCTCGTGCTGACCCTGGCGTCCCAGGTGAACCAGCAGGTGACCTCCGCCGTGGCGGCGTTGCAGGAGATGCAGCGCACCGGGCGGGTGATGGCGAACCTGCGCTGGGTGCGCGCGCTGCTGGCGAGCCAGGCGCCGCCACCGCCGGACCGGGACGTGCCCGACCGGGTCCGGGGCGGCATCGAGCTGAGCGGCGTCTCGTTCAGCTACCCCGGCGCCGACCGGCCGGTGATCACCGACGTCGACCTCACCCTGCCGGCGGGCGGCACGGTCGCGTTCGTCGGCGAGAACGGCGCGGGCAAGACGACCCTGGTCAAGCTGCTGTGCCGGTTCTACCCGGCCACCACCGGGACGATCACCCTCGACGGCACGGACCTGGCGCGGCTGCCCGTGGAGGGGTGGCGCAGCCGCATCGCCGCCGGGTTCCAGGACTTCACCCGCTTCGAACTGCTCGCCCGGGAGAACGTCGGCGTCGGCGAGCTGGCCGACGTCGAGTCGGCCGACGCGGTGCACGGCGCGCTGCGCCGCGCGCGGGCCGAGGACGTCCTGGACCGCCTGGAGCACGGCATCGAGACCCAGCTCGGCAAGACCTACGCCGACGGCGCGGAGCTGTCCGGCGGGCAGTGGCAGAAGCTCGCCCTCGGCCGGGCCATGATGCGCCCGGAACCGCTGCTGCTCGTCCTCGACGAGCCGACGTCGGCGCTGGACGCCCAGGCCGAGCACCGGTTGTTCGAGCGGTACGCGGCGAGCGCGCGCAGCGTCGGCGAGCGCACCGGCGCGATCACCGTGCTCGTCTCGCACCGGTTCTCGACGGTGCGGATGGCCGACCTGATCGTCGTGGTGGCCGGCGGGCGGGTGGCGGAGCACGGGTCGCACGACGAGCTGATGGCCGCGAACGGCCTGTACGCCGAGCTGTACACGATGCAGGCCGCGGCTTACGCATGA
- a CDS encoding alpha-ketoacid dehydrogenase subunit beta, protein MPWLSYQKALNRALGDELARDPAVFVLGEDVRVAVSTVTAGLFKRFGPDRVLDTPLSEQAFTGFATGAALSGRRPVIEFQIPALLYLAFEQIVNQAHKFSLMTGGQARVPVTYLVPGSGSKTGWAGQHSDHPYALFAHAGVKTVVPATPEDAYGLLTTAIRDDDPVVVFAPAAALTARVDVDFARLGPVPLGVGRVHREGGDVTVVAVGHLVHDALAVAEELAGDVSVEVFDPRTAYPFDWDGLAASVAKTGRLVVVDDSNRMCGLAAEVVATAAERFDLLAPPVRVTRPDGAVVPFAPALDRAVQPDRAQLAAAVLKALKH, encoded by the coding sequence ATGCCGTGGCTGTCCTACCAGAAGGCGCTCAACCGGGCCCTCGGCGACGAACTGGCCCGCGACCCGGCGGTGTTCGTGCTCGGCGAGGACGTCCGGGTCGCGGTCTCCACCGTGACCGCCGGCCTGTTCAAGCGGTTCGGGCCGGACCGGGTGCTGGACACGCCGCTGTCCGAGCAGGCGTTCACCGGCTTCGCCACCGGCGCCGCGCTGAGCGGGCGGCGGCCGGTGATCGAGTTCCAGATCCCGGCGCTGCTGTACCTCGCGTTCGAGCAGATCGTGAACCAGGCGCACAAGTTCTCGCTGATGACCGGCGGCCAGGCGCGGGTGCCGGTGACCTACCTGGTGCCCGGCTCGGGCTCGAAGACCGGGTGGGCGGGGCAGCACTCCGACCACCCGTACGCCCTGTTCGCCCACGCCGGGGTGAAGACGGTGGTGCCGGCCACCCCCGAGGACGCCTACGGCCTGCTGACCACCGCCATCCGGGACGACGACCCGGTGGTCGTCTTCGCGCCGGCGGCGGCCCTCACCGCCCGGGTCGACGTCGACTTCGCGCGGCTGGGCCCGGTGCCGCTCGGCGTCGGCCGGGTGCACCGGGAGGGCGGGGACGTCACGGTGGTCGCGGTCGGGCACCTGGTGCACGACGCGCTCGCGGTCGCCGAGGAGCTGGCCGGCGACGTCTCGGTCGAGGTGTTCGACCCGCGCACGGCGTACCCGTTCGACTGGGACGGGCTGGCCGCCTCGGTGGCGAAGACCGGCCGCCTGGTGGTGGTGGACGACTCGAACCGGATGTGCGGGCTCGCCGCCGAGGTCGTCGCCACCGCGGCCGAGCGGTTCGACCTGCTCGCCCCGCCGGTCCGGGTGACCAGGCCGGACGGCGCGGTGGTGCCGTTCGCCCCCGCCCTGGACCGGGCCGTGCAACCCGACCGCGCCCAGCTCGCGGCCGCGGTCCTGAAGGCGCTCAAGCACTGA
- a CDS encoding phytanoyl-CoA dioxygenase family protein, translated as MNEFTLTERERALLPSDADVRFFAEHGWYLSEKLLSDDEVDELTAAVDRYYAGERSRRLPTRPPRLAYWTPEDGDVQRHNDYVHYESDPIAKALLKPLIGAVAARLAQADEIRVFQSTLIHKPPIAAEPSNVVPWHFDKHYWSSSSSDRMLTAFIPFHDCDEELGTITMVDGSHLWEEVGSDDTATKHFAERDKSQLEDLLRANAAHNGTEVVKIPMVIPKGHMSFHHCRTYHGSGPNRAARPRQAISLHLQDGDNAYREFPLSDGDLAFYNHDSLVRRTPDGRPDYADPEFCPPVWRA; from the coding sequence GTGAACGAGTTCACGCTGACCGAGCGGGAGCGCGCGTTGCTCCCGTCGGACGCCGACGTCCGGTTCTTCGCCGAGCACGGCTGGTACCTGTCGGAGAAGCTGCTCTCCGACGACGAGGTCGACGAGCTGACCGCCGCCGTCGACCGGTACTACGCGGGTGAGCGGAGCCGCCGGTTGCCGACCCGGCCGCCCCGGCTGGCCTACTGGACGCCCGAGGACGGCGACGTGCAGCGCCACAACGACTACGTGCACTACGAGAGCGACCCGATCGCCAAGGCGCTGCTCAAGCCGCTGATCGGCGCGGTGGCCGCCCGCCTGGCGCAGGCGGACGAGATCCGGGTGTTCCAGTCGACCCTGATCCACAAGCCGCCGATCGCGGCGGAGCCGTCGAACGTCGTGCCGTGGCACTTCGACAAGCACTACTGGTCGTCGTCGTCCTCGGACCGGATGCTGACCGCGTTCATCCCGTTCCACGACTGCGACGAGGAGCTGGGCACGATCACGATGGTCGACGGCAGCCACCTCTGGGAGGAGGTCGGCTCGGACGACACCGCGACCAAGCACTTCGCCGAGCGCGACAAGTCGCAGCTCGAAGACCTGCTCAGGGCCAACGCGGCGCACAACGGGACCGAGGTCGTCAAGATCCCGATGGTGATCCCCAAGGGGCACATGAGCTTCCACCACTGCCGGACCTACCACGGCAGCGGCCCCAACCGCGCCGCCCGGCCGCGCCAGGCCATCTCGCTGCACCTCCAGGACGGCGACAACGCCTACCGCGAGTTCCCGCTGTCGGACGGCGACCTCGCGTTCTACAACCACGACTCCCTGGTGCGCCGGACCCCGGACGGCAGGCCGGACTACGCCGACCCGGAGTTCTGCCCGCCGGTGTGGCGCGCCTGA
- a CDS encoding alpha-hydroxy acid oxidase, with translation MGRSVGTLPDVWSTADVERLAAERLAPDVWDYVAGGSGDEVTLAANRAAFDRVCVVPRSLVDVSTCDTGRELFGVRSSLPLAVAPMAYQRLVHEGGERAAAAAAAAAGVPYVVSTLSSESIEVVAGEGGTTWFQLYWLRDRGVVVDLLRRAEGAGCRAVVLTVDVPVLGRRLRDLRNGFALPPWVRPVNTDDHVGRVRGDSAIARHTSTAFDPSLSWRDLEWIRARTRLPLVVKGILDAGDAARAADLGVDGVVVSNHGGRQLDGAIPSVVALPDVVAAVGGRCPVLLDSGVRSGVDVLRALALGATAVLIGRPVLWGLAAGGERGVTAVLDVLRDEFETALRLAGCPDVASIRHLTASAGPSRP, from the coding sequence GTGGGGCGGAGCGTCGGGACGTTGCCGGACGTGTGGTCGACGGCCGACGTCGAGCGGCTGGCCGCCGAACGCCTGGCGCCGGACGTGTGGGACTACGTCGCGGGCGGCAGCGGCGACGAGGTCACGCTGGCCGCGAACCGCGCCGCGTTCGACCGGGTCTGCGTCGTGCCGCGGTCCCTGGTCGACGTGTCCACCTGCGACACCGGCCGCGAGCTGTTCGGCGTCCGGTCGTCGTTGCCGCTGGCCGTCGCGCCGATGGCCTACCAGCGGCTGGTCCACGAGGGCGGTGAGCGGGCCGCCGCCGCGGCCGCGGCGGCGGCGGGTGTGCCGTACGTGGTGAGCACCCTCAGCTCCGAGTCGATCGAGGTCGTGGCCGGCGAGGGCGGCACGACCTGGTTCCAGCTCTACTGGCTGCGGGACCGCGGGGTGGTGGTGGACCTGCTGCGCCGCGCGGAGGGCGCGGGCTGCCGCGCGGTGGTGCTGACCGTCGACGTGCCGGTGCTGGGGCGGCGGTTGCGGGACCTGCGCAACGGCTTCGCCCTGCCGCCGTGGGTGCGGCCGGTGAACACCGACGACCACGTCGGCCGGGTCCGGGGCGACTCGGCGATCGCACGGCACACCAGCACGGCGTTCGACCCGTCGTTGAGCTGGCGGGACCTGGAGTGGATCCGGGCGCGCACGCGGCTGCCGTTGGTGGTCAAGGGAATCCTCGACGCCGGTGACGCGGCGCGGGCCGCGGACCTCGGCGTGGACGGCGTGGTGGTGTCCAACCACGGCGGTCGGCAGCTGGACGGCGCGATCCCCAGCGTGGTCGCGCTGCCGGACGTCGTGGCCGCGGTGGGCGGGCGGTGCCCGGTGCTGCTGGACAGCGGCGTGCGCAGCGGGGTCGACGTCCTGCGGGCGCTGGCGCTCGGTGCGACGGCCGTGCTGATCGGCAGGCCGGTGCTGTGGGGGCTGGCGGCCGGTGGCGAGCGGGGCGTGACGGCGGTGCTGGACGTGCTGCGGGACGAGTTCGAGACGGCGCTGCGCCTGGCGGGGTGCCCGGACGTGGCCTCGATCCGCCACCTCACCGCGTCAGCGGGTCCCAGCCGGCCGTGA
- a CDS encoding alpha/beta hydrolase, whose translation MPLDPRLRAMREDAIAAGVPPLYELSVEQARAADLEAIRAAAGAGEPVRHVTDRHVPGPGGDLPIRVYRPVEGSGPAPTVVYFFGGGWALGSVDTSDEICRALANAVPCQVITVGYRLAPEHPFPAAVDDCRAAVAWIAANAAELGVDPARLAVAGDSAGGNLAAVTALATRGDPALAAQVLVYPNTDHRGDTASMRENDDPAGFNHRSVAWYWSHYLERPEDGRDPLASPLLAEDLGGLPPALVITAEHDPLRDEGERYAERLREAGVPVVATRYDGMAHGFFAMSGVVDAAREAREEVAAFLREHLTAGWDPLTR comes from the coding sequence ATGCCACTGGACCCGCGGTTGCGGGCGATGCGCGAGGACGCGATCGCCGCCGGTGTCCCGCCGCTGTACGAGCTGTCGGTCGAACAGGCCCGCGCCGCCGACCTGGAGGCGATCCGCGCGGCGGCGGGCGCCGGCGAGCCGGTGCGCCACGTCACCGACCGGCACGTCCCCGGACCGGGCGGCGACCTGCCGATCCGGGTCTACCGCCCGGTGGAGGGGTCCGGGCCGGCGCCCACGGTCGTCTACTTCTTCGGCGGCGGGTGGGCGCTCGGCAGCGTCGACACGTCCGACGAGATCTGCCGCGCGCTGGCCAACGCGGTGCCGTGCCAGGTGATCACCGTCGGCTACCGCCTGGCGCCGGAGCACCCGTTCCCGGCGGCGGTGGACGACTGCCGCGCGGCCGTCGCCTGGATCGCCGCGAACGCCGCCGAACTCGGCGTCGACCCGGCCCGGTTGGCCGTGGCCGGCGACAGCGCGGGCGGCAACCTGGCGGCGGTGACCGCCCTGGCCACCCGGGGCGACCCGGCGCTGGCGGCGCAGGTGCTGGTCTACCCGAACACCGACCACCGCGGCGACACCGCGTCCATGCGGGAGAACGACGACCCCGCCGGGTTCAACCACCGGTCCGTCGCCTGGTACTGGAGCCACTACCTGGAGCGCCCCGAGGACGGCCGCGACCCGCTGGCCTCGCCGCTGCTCGCCGAGGACCTGGGCGGGCTGCCGCCGGCGCTGGTGATCACCGCCGAGCACGACCCGCTGCGGGACGAGGGGGAGCGGTACGCCGAACGCCTGCGCGAGGCGGGCGTGCCGGTCGTCGCGACGCGGTACGACGGGATGGCGCACGGGTTCTTCGCCATGTCCGGCGTCGTGGACGCGGCCCGCGAGGCGCGGGAGGAGGTCGCCGCCTTCCTGCGCGAGCACCTCACGGCCGGCTGGGACCCGCTGACGCGGTGA